One segment of Nocardioides sp. QY071 DNA contains the following:
- a CDS encoding DUF952 domain-containing protein has translation MTPIFHLALLRDWEEAQRAGSYTTSTLGRSLAEEGFIHASRADQWTGVRDRFYGEVTDPMVLLQIDPGVLDVPVVDEEPFPGAGETFPHIYGPLPVTAVVKAIPLAAQRSTEPAPTPAPEPAPVADRPDRPDVPDRPTESFSRVYFREVFFNVAVLSIVLLVAVAGTALGSTLPIAAGTALGGLLGIALGVVLAVGVYRLRHPRAGR, from the coding sequence ATGACGCCGATCTTCCACCTCGCCCTGCTCCGCGACTGGGAGGAGGCTCAGCGCGCGGGCTCCTACACGACCTCCACGCTCGGTCGCAGCCTTGCCGAGGAGGGCTTCATCCACGCCAGCCGGGCCGATCAGTGGACCGGCGTGCGCGACCGGTTCTACGGCGAGGTCACCGACCCGATGGTGCTGCTGCAGATCGACCCGGGAGTGCTCGACGTACCCGTGGTCGACGAGGAGCCGTTCCCGGGCGCGGGCGAGACCTTCCCCCACATCTACGGACCGCTGCCGGTGACGGCGGTGGTCAAGGCGATCCCGCTCGCGGCGCAGCGATCCACCGAGCCCGCGCCGACGCCGGCCCCGGAGCCCGCACCCGTCGCGGACCGCCCGGACCGCCCGGACGTTCCGGACCGCCCGACCGAGAGCTTCTCCCGCGTCTACTTCCGCGAGGTGTTCTTCAACGTCGCCGTCCTCAGCATCGTGCTGCTGGTCGCTGTGGCGGGCACGGCCCTCGGCAGCACGCTGCCGATCGCCGCGGGTACGGCGCTCGGCGGGTTGCTGGGCATCGCGCTCGGCGTGGTGCTGGCAGTAGGGGTCTACCGGCTGCGGCACCCGCGCGCCGGACGCTGA
- a CDS encoding ferritin produces MAAPRFTDQLNVQIGNEFAAHNQYLACAVHYDALTMPQLAAFFYAQALEERLHAMMMVQYLLDTDAPVKIPGVEAPVAVFDDVVAPIELALEQEKRVTEQINGLLRIARDEYDFASEQFMQWFIKEQVEEVATMNDLLAVVTRSKDDINAIEDWVAREQGAGDTDPTAPPAAGA; encoded by the coding sequence ATGGCCGCACCCCGCTTCACCGACCAGCTCAACGTCCAGATCGGCAACGAGTTCGCCGCGCACAACCAGTACCTCGCGTGCGCCGTGCACTACGACGCGCTGACGATGCCCCAGCTGGCGGCCTTCTTCTACGCCCAGGCGCTCGAGGAGCGCCTGCACGCCATGATGATGGTGCAGTACCTCCTCGACACCGACGCTCCCGTGAAGATCCCGGGCGTCGAGGCGCCGGTCGCCGTCTTCGACGACGTCGTCGCGCCGATCGAGCTGGCCTTGGAGCAGGAGAAGCGGGTCACCGAGCAGATCAACGGCCTGCTGCGCATCGCCCGCGACGAGTACGACTTCGCCTCCGAGCAGTTCATGCAGTGGTTCATCAAGGAGCAGGTCGAGGAGGTCGCGACCATGAACGACCTGCTCGCCGTGGTCACCCGCAGCAAGGACGACATCAACGCGATCGAGGACTGGGTCGCCCGGGAGCAGGGCGCCGGCGACACCGACCCGACCGCTCCGCCGGCCGCCGGCGCCTGA
- a CDS encoding ArsC/Spx/MgsR family protein codes for MIEIWLNPACSKCRTAESELRAAGVDYTVRRYLDEPPTITELEDVLARLGLEPWDIARTADAGKLGVTLPARAAEQRAAWLDLMAAHPRLIQRPILTASDGTTVVGRDPESLSRVIAAE; via the coding sequence GTGATCGAGATCTGGCTGAACCCCGCCTGCTCCAAGTGCCGCACCGCCGAGAGCGAGCTCCGGGCCGCCGGCGTCGACTACACCGTCCGCCGCTACCTCGACGAGCCGCCGACCATCACCGAGCTCGAGGACGTGCTCGCCCGCCTCGGCCTCGAGCCCTGGGACATCGCGCGTACGGCGGACGCCGGCAAGCTGGGCGTCACGCTGCCCGCCCGGGCGGCCGAGCAGCGCGCGGCATGGCTCGACCTGATGGCCGCGCACCCGCGCCTCATCCAGCGCCCGATCCTCACCGCCTCGGACGGTACGACGGTCGTCGGTCGCGACCCCGAGTCGTTGTCCCGGGTGATCGCGGCCGAGTGA